In the Leifsonia sp. 466MF genome, one interval contains:
- a CDS encoding Rossmann-like and DUF2520 domain-containing protein, with product MLPSARPPSQRSGRLGLGIIGAGRVGPVLGLALAGAGHAIVGVSAVSEQSRERAEAMLPGVPVLDIPTVVERSELVILAVPAAELPSLVAGLAATGTWQPGQIVLHTAPGFGIDVLQPAAAAGAIPLAVHPALEFTGTSLDLARLGESYFAVTAPAAVLPIAQALVVEMGGEPVVVDEADRPAYAEAIATATAFSRSIVEQSTGLLRSIGVEKPGSFLSSLIRSAVDNALTRAGAPTRLDLDVIGALQDDAAGGVAGGTGPEGDPGDDGRGWFLRGE from the coding sequence ATGTTGCCGTCCGCCCGTCCGCCTTCGCAGCGTTCCGGCCGGCTGGGGCTGGGCATCATCGGCGCCGGTCGCGTCGGCCCGGTGCTCGGACTCGCCCTGGCCGGCGCGGGACACGCGATCGTCGGGGTCTCGGCCGTGTCGGAGCAGAGCCGGGAGCGCGCGGAGGCGATGCTGCCCGGAGTTCCGGTGCTCGACATCCCGACCGTGGTGGAGCGCAGCGAGCTGGTGATCCTGGCCGTTCCCGCGGCCGAGCTCCCGAGCCTGGTCGCGGGTCTCGCAGCGACGGGAACGTGGCAGCCCGGCCAGATCGTGCTGCACACCGCCCCCGGGTTCGGAATCGACGTGCTGCAGCCCGCAGCGGCGGCTGGCGCCATCCCGCTGGCCGTCCACCCGGCGCTGGAGTTCACCGGCACGAGTCTGGACCTCGCCCGGCTCGGCGAGAGCTACTTCGCCGTGACGGCTCCGGCCGCGGTCCTTCCTATCGCGCAGGCGCTGGTGGTGGAGATGGGCGGCGAGCCGGTGGTCGTCGATGAGGCGGACCGGCCGGCTTACGCCGAGGCGATCGCGACGGCGACGGCGTTCTCCCGGTCGATCGTGGAGCAGTCGACGGGCCTGCTGCGGAGCATCGGTGTCGAGAAGCCCGGCTCCTTCCTCAGTTCGCTCATCCGCTCCGCGGTAGACAACGCGCTCACCCGCGCCGGTGCTCCGACGCGGCTGGACCTCGACGTGATCGGCGCTCTGCAGGACGACGCGGCAGGCGGTGTCGCGGGAGGTACCGGCCCCGAGGGCGATCCCGGTGACGACGGGCGCGGCTGGTTCCTGCGCGGCGAGTAG
- the panC gene encoding pantoate--beta-alanine ligase, giving the protein MRMPEIITTIAELRARVADARRVARQDGPADAPTGRVVLVPTMGALHEGHLRLVSQARDLGGFVVVSIFVNPLQFGPGEDLDRYPRTLDADVTALEGLADVVFAPSASEMYPNGPSETRVTAGESGTLFEGASRPGHFDGVLTVVSKLFNIVQPDVAVFGQKDAQQVHVIGRMVDDLNLPVSIAVVDTVRESDGLALSSRNRYLDEDQRLAAVTLSRALSAGSEAARDGVEAALGAARAHVEADPAVKLDYLAIVDPDTFREASPDHHGPALMLIAARVGTTRLIDNQRLTT; this is encoded by the coding sequence ATGCGCATGCCAGAGATCATCACCACCATCGCCGAGCTGCGGGCCCGAGTCGCGGACGCGCGCCGTGTCGCGCGCCAGGACGGCCCGGCGGACGCGCCCACCGGCCGCGTGGTGCTCGTGCCGACCATGGGGGCGCTCCACGAGGGTCACCTCCGCCTGGTGTCGCAGGCGCGCGACCTCGGGGGTTTCGTCGTGGTGTCGATCTTCGTGAACCCGCTGCAGTTCGGCCCCGGAGAGGACTTGGATCGCTACCCTCGCACGCTGGACGCGGACGTCACCGCCCTCGAGGGCCTCGCCGACGTTGTGTTTGCTCCCTCCGCCTCGGAGATGTATCCGAACGGCCCTTCGGAGACCCGGGTGACGGCGGGGGAGTCCGGAACGTTGTTCGAGGGAGCCTCCCGCCCCGGACACTTCGACGGTGTCCTGACCGTCGTCAGCAAGCTCTTCAACATCGTGCAGCCGGACGTCGCCGTCTTCGGTCAGAAGGACGCCCAGCAGGTGCATGTCATCGGCCGCATGGTCGATGACCTCAACCTGCCGGTCTCGATCGCCGTCGTGGACACCGTCCGCGAGTCGGACGGCCTCGCCCTTTCCAGCCGCAACCGCTACCTGGATGAGGACCAGCGCCTCGCCGCGGTCACCCTGTCCCGCGCCCTGTCCGCCGGCTCGGAGGCTGCTCGCGACGGCGTGGAGGCCGCCCTTGGAGCCGCTCGCGCGCACGTCGAGGCGGACCCAGCCGTTAAGCTTGACTATCTCGCGATCGTCGACCCGGATACCTTCCGCGAAGCGTCGCCTGACCACCACGGTCCCGCCCTGATGCTGATCGCCGCTCGCGTCGGAACGACCCGGCTGATCGACAACCAGCGCCTCACGACGTGA
- the lysS gene encoding lysine--tRNA ligase, which produces MTDAQTTAADLGDDQLGEDEISEQKAVRLGKRDRLLAEAEGPGGGAYPVQVPVTTTIPAVRAKWDHLQPDEGSGEIVGIAGRVVHLRNTGKLCFAVLQAGDGSRIQVMVSLAEVGEESLGAWKELVDLGDHVFVSGEVVSSRRGELSVMAREWRIAAKALLPLPNLHSELSEETRVRARYLDLIARDQARKTVLDRAAAVASLRRTFADRGFVEVETPMLQVIHGGASARPFVTHSNAFDTELYLRIAPELYLKRAVVGGIDHVFEINRNFRNEGADSTHSPEFAMLEAYQAYGDYNSIADLTQTLIQDAAVAVSGSHVVTWADGTEYDLGGQWDRIRMYDSLSDAIGEEITPETPIERLRELAALAGIEIEHPLPGKYVEELWEHYVKTDLVRPTFVMDFPVDTSPLVRAHRSRDGVVEKWDLYTRGFELATGYSELVDPVVQRERFVEQAKLAAAGDNEAMRLDEEFLRALEFGMPPTGGMGMGIDRLLMALTGLGIRETILFPLVK; this is translated from the coding sequence ATGACCGACGCGCAGACCACCGCGGCCGACCTCGGCGACGACCAGCTCGGCGAAGACGAGATCAGCGAGCAGAAGGCGGTCCGGCTCGGCAAGCGCGACCGTCTGCTTGCCGAGGCGGAGGGCCCCGGCGGCGGCGCGTACCCGGTGCAGGTTCCGGTCACCACGACCATCCCGGCCGTCCGCGCGAAGTGGGATCACCTGCAGCCGGACGAGGGCTCGGGCGAGATCGTCGGCATCGCCGGCCGGGTCGTGCACCTGCGCAACACCGGCAAGCTGTGCTTCGCGGTGCTGCAGGCCGGCGATGGCTCGCGCATCCAGGTGATGGTGTCGCTCGCCGAGGTGGGCGAGGAGTCGCTGGGCGCGTGGAAGGAGCTCGTCGACCTCGGCGACCACGTGTTCGTCTCCGGCGAGGTCGTCTCGAGCCGCCGCGGCGAGCTCTCGGTCATGGCGCGCGAGTGGCGGATCGCCGCCAAGGCGCTGCTTCCCCTGCCGAATCTGCACAGCGAGCTGAGCGAGGAGACCCGCGTCCGCGCCCGCTACCTGGACCTGATCGCGCGCGACCAGGCGCGGAAGACTGTCCTCGATCGCGCGGCGGCCGTCGCGAGCCTGCGCCGCACGTTCGCGGACCGCGGCTTCGTAGAGGTCGAGACGCCGATGCTGCAGGTCATCCACGGTGGCGCGTCCGCTCGCCCGTTCGTCACGCACTCGAACGCCTTCGACACGGAGCTGTACCTCCGCATCGCGCCGGAGCTCTACCTGAAGCGCGCTGTGGTCGGCGGCATCGACCACGTGTTCGAGATCAACCGCAACTTCCGCAATGAGGGCGCGGACTCGACGCACTCCCCGGAGTTCGCCATGCTGGAGGCCTACCAGGCCTACGGCGACTACAACTCGATCGCCGACCTCACCCAGACGCTCATCCAGGATGCCGCCGTCGCGGTCTCCGGATCGCACGTCGTCACGTGGGCCGACGGCACCGAGTACGACCTCGGCGGCCAGTGGGACCGCATCCGCATGTACGACAGCCTCTCGGACGCGATCGGCGAGGAGATCACGCCGGAGACTCCCATCGAGCGCCTCCGTGAGCTCGCCGCTCTCGCCGGGATCGAGATCGAGCACCCGCTGCCGGGCAAGTACGTCGAGGAGCTGTGGGAGCACTACGTCAAGACCGACCTCGTGCGTCCGACCTTCGTCATGGACTTCCCCGTCGACACCAGCCCTCTGGTGCGTGCGCACCGCTCGCGGGATGGCGTCGTCGAGAAGTGGGATCTGTACACGCGGGGCTTCGAACTCGCTACCGGCTACTCCGAGCTCGTCGACCCGGTCGTGCAGCGGGAGCGCTTCGTCGAGCAGGCGAAGCTGGCAGCCGCGGGCGACAACGAGGCGATGCGTCTCGACGAGGAGTTCCTCCGGGCTCTCGAGTTCGGCATGCCGCCGACGGGTGGCATGGGCATGGGCATCGACCGCCTGCTGATGGCCCTCACCGGCCTGGGCATCCGCGAGACGATCCTCTTCCCGCTGGTCAAGTAG
- the cls gene encoding cardiolipin synthase produces the protein METGFWVSFFIVLALLIDFVIRVLAIIIVPRNRKPTSATAWLLAIFLIPYIGILFFLLIGSYKLPKSRRQKQDEINRFIIDSTEGIERVRRDHPWPPWLEGVVELNRKLGAMPLVGGNRATLNGDYQGSLDAMAEEIGKAKRYVHVEFYILTLDKTTAPFFDALEAAVERGVTVRVLLDHIASLRTPDYKRTLERLTAMGARWQLMLPVQPFKGKYQRPDLRNHRKLLVVDGRVAFMGSQNVIDRSYNKKSNIRRGLKWKELIVRLEGPIVAGLNAIFITDWYSETDELLRRETEPITDEIEANELDAQVVPSGPGFAGENNLRLFLALLYYAQERIVITSPYFVPDESMLMAVTSAVQRGIRVDLFVSEIGDQALVYHAQRSYYEALLRAGVRIWMYKAPYILHAKHFTIDDDVAVIGSSNMDMRSFQLNMEVSLMVRGRSFVDEMRKVEDGYRQDSRELTLDEWMKQPLRSTVLDNLARLTSALQ, from the coding sequence ATGGAGACGGGGTTCTGGGTCTCGTTCTTCATCGTCCTGGCACTTCTGATCGACTTCGTCATCCGCGTCCTCGCCATCATCATCGTCCCGCGCAACCGCAAGCCGACGTCGGCCACCGCGTGGTTGCTCGCGATCTTCCTAATCCCCTACATCGGCATCCTCTTCTTCCTCCTGATCGGCAGTTACAAGCTGCCCAAGAGCCGCCGCCAGAAGCAGGACGAGATCAACCGCTTCATCATCGACAGCACCGAGGGCATCGAGCGGGTGCGCCGTGACCACCCGTGGCCGCCGTGGCTCGAAGGGGTCGTCGAGCTGAACCGCAAGCTCGGGGCCATGCCACTCGTCGGCGGCAACCGGGCGACACTCAACGGCGACTACCAGGGGTCGCTCGACGCGATGGCCGAGGAGATCGGCAAGGCGAAGCGATACGTCCACGTCGAGTTCTACATCTTGACGCTCGACAAGACGACCGCCCCGTTCTTCGATGCCCTGGAGGCCGCTGTGGAGCGCGGCGTGACCGTACGCGTGCTCCTCGACCACATCGCCTCGCTGCGGACGCCCGACTACAAGCGCACTCTCGAGAGACTCACGGCGATGGGCGCCCGGTGGCAGCTCATGCTCCCGGTCCAGCCCTTCAAGGGGAAGTATCAGCGCCCCGACCTCCGGAACCACCGCAAGCTGCTCGTGGTCGACGGTCGCGTGGCGTTCATGGGTTCCCAGAACGTCATCGACCGGAGCTACAACAAGAAGTCGAACATCCGGCGCGGGCTCAAGTGGAAGGAACTCATCGTCCGGCTCGAGGGACCCATCGTCGCCGGTCTCAACGCCATCTTCATCACCGACTGGTACAGCGAGACGGACGAGCTGCTCCGCCGCGAGACCGAGCCCATCACCGACGAGATCGAGGCCAACGAGCTCGACGCCCAGGTGGTGCCCTCCGGACCGGGGTTCGCCGGTGAGAACAACCTCCGCCTCTTCCTCGCACTCCTGTACTACGCCCAGGAACGCATCGTCATCACGTCCCCGTACTTCGTGCCGGACGAGTCGATGCTCATGGCCGTCACCTCCGCCGTGCAGCGCGGGATCCGCGTCGACCTGTTCGTCTCCGAGATCGGTGACCAGGCCCTCGTCTATCACGCTCAGCGCTCCTACTATGAGGCGCTCCTGCGCGCGGGAGTCCGGATCTGGATGTACAAGGCGCCCTACATCCTTCATGCGAAGCACTTCACCATCGACGACGACGTCGCCGTCATCGGTTCGAGCAACATGGACATGCGTTCCTTCCAGCTCAACATGGAGGTCTCCCTCATGGTGCGCGGGCGTTCGTTCGTAGATGAGATGCGGAAGGTCGAGGACGGCTATCGCCAGGACAGCCGTGAGCTCACGCTGGACGAGTGGATGAAGCAGCCGCTCCGCTCTACAGTTTTGGACAACCTGGCCCGGCTGACCTCCGCACTGCAGTGA
- a CDS encoding type II toxin-antitoxin system VapC family toxin, with protein sequence MDCSALVALLSREGLAAFEENDELAECILVAPHLIDPEFVSAMRKHALRRPDDAQLAEQVIIDFFRLEIMRVEHEPLWPDAWRWRENLSAYDAVYVALARLMELPLVTADDRLAAAAERWCEVRRLSELQPA encoded by the coding sequence ATGGACTGCAGCGCTCTCGTCGCACTGCTCTCGCGCGAGGGACTCGCCGCGTTCGAAGAGAACGACGAGCTGGCCGAGTGCATCCTGGTGGCGCCCCACCTGATCGACCCGGAGTTCGTGAGCGCGATGCGCAAGCACGCCCTCCGGCGCCCGGACGACGCTCAGCTCGCCGAGCAGGTGATCATCGACTTCTTCCGACTCGAGATCATGCGTGTGGAGCACGAGCCGCTCTGGCCCGACGCCTGGCGCTGGCGAGAGAACCTGAGCGCCTACGACGCCGTGTACGTCGCGCTCGCCCGTCTCATGGAGCTGCCCCTCGTGACGGCGGACGACCGCCTCGCCGCGGCGGCCGAGCGGTGGTGCGAGGTCAGGCGATTGAGCGAGCTTCAGCCGGCCTGA
- a CDS encoding FitA-like ribbon-helix-helix domain-containing protein: protein MGVTVQVRDLDPAVNDRLKAAAAAKGLSYSEYLRRQLTRIAERLRIEERWAEVTVEQRALAQRQPPSASGRRPLNITTEEIVQGIRDDRGSR, encoded by the coding sequence ATGGGAGTCACCGTGCAAGTGCGAGATCTGGATCCGGCCGTCAACGATCGCCTGAAGGCGGCAGCAGCAGCAAAAGGGCTGTCCTACTCGGAGTACCTCCGCAGACAACTCACCCGCATCGCCGAGAGGCTGCGCATCGAGGAGCGTTGGGCGGAGGTGACGGTCGAGCAGCGTGCGCTGGCGCAGCGTCAGCCTCCGAGCGCCAGCGGTCGACGACCGTTGAACATCACCACGGAGGAGATCGTCCAGGGCATCCGCGACGACCGGGGAAGCCGATGA
- a CDS encoding pirin family protein, translating into MSNLERDPAELVATSAVLTDAGVEILEPRDVPLGGPRAMTVRRTLPQRRRSLIGGWCFIDHYGPDDVSATGGMRVPPHPHTGLQTVSWLFEGEIDHRDSVGSHALVRPGELNLMTAGRGISHSEVSTPGTRRLHGVQLWVALPNASRDVEPFFEHHTPVAGSIGAASVRTFVGSLAGSGTSATVFSPLVGAEIVMPADTTIEVPLEEGFEHGVLVDAGDVTIDGTPVPVSHLAYLNPGRTSLSVSSGADARIVLLGGEPLGEQIVMWWNFIGRSHEDVVVYRAQWQGEVIAGADPHGRFGTVEGYDGTPLPAPELPTVRLRPRG; encoded by the coding sequence ATGAGCAACTTGGAGCGCGATCCGGCCGAGCTCGTCGCGACGTCGGCCGTGCTCACGGACGCCGGCGTGGAGATCCTCGAACCGCGGGATGTTCCGCTCGGCGGCCCGCGCGCGATGACCGTCCGCCGGACCCTCCCGCAGCGTCGCCGTTCGCTGATCGGCGGCTGGTGCTTCATCGACCACTACGGTCCCGACGATGTCTCGGCGACCGGCGGGATGCGCGTCCCGCCGCATCCGCACACGGGGCTGCAGACGGTCAGCTGGCTCTTCGAGGGCGAGATCGACCATCGCGACAGCGTGGGCAGTCACGCTCTCGTCCGACCGGGAGAGCTCAATCTGATGACCGCAGGTCGCGGGATCAGCCATTCGGAGGTGTCCACGCCGGGGACGCGGCGACTGCACGGCGTCCAGCTCTGGGTGGCCCTGCCGAACGCCTCGCGCGATGTCGAACCGTTCTTCGAGCACCACACTCCCGTGGCGGGCAGCATCGGCGCGGCCTCCGTGCGGACCTTCGTCGGATCGCTCGCCGGAAGCGGCACGTCCGCGACGGTGTTCTCGCCGCTGGTCGGCGCCGAGATCGTCATGCCGGCCGACACAACGATCGAGGTCCCCCTCGAGGAGGGATTCGAGCACGGCGTGCTCGTCGATGCCGGCGACGTCACCATCGACGGCACACCCGTTCCTGTCTCTCATCTGGCCTACCTGAATCCCGGCCGCACGAGCCTTTCGGTGAGCTCGGGAGCAGACGCCCGGATCGTGCTCCTCGGCGGAGAGCCGCTGGGCGAGCAGATCGTGATGTGGTGGAACTTCATCGGCCGGAGCCATGAGGACGTGGTCGTCTACCGGGCGCAGTGGCAGGGCGAGGTCATCGCCGGAGCCGATCCTCACGGACGTTTCGGGACCGTCGAGGGCTACGACGGAACGCCGTTGCCTGCGCCGGAATTACCGACGGTCCGCCTGCGGCCGCGCGGCTGA
- a CDS encoding ATP-dependent Clp protease ATP-binding subunit: protein MFERFTDRARRVVVLAQEEAKMLNHNYIGTEHILLGLIHEGEGVAAKALESLGISLDAVREQVQDIIGQGQQQPTGHIPFTPRAKKVLELSLREALQLGHNYIGTEHILLGLIREGEGVAAQVLVKLGADLNRVRQQVIQLLSGYQGKEQVQVGGNDQNTAQAGSQILDQFGRNLTQAARDNKLDPVIGREKEIERVMQILSRRSKNNPVLIGEPGVGKTAVVEGLAQAIVRGDVPETLKDKQLYTLDLGSLIAGSRYRGDFEERLKKVTKEIRTRGDIITFIDEIHTLVGAGAAEGAIDAASILKPLLARGELQTIGATTLDEYRKHFEKDAALERRFQPIQVAEPSLPHAINILKGLRDRYEAHHKVSITDGAIVAAANLADRYIQDRFLPDKAIDLIDEAGARLRLSILSAPPELREFDDKIAAVRSQKEGAIEDQDFEKAASLRDEEKNLLGERLRLEKQWRSGEVKTTAEVDEGLIAEVLAQATGIPVFKLTEEESARLVYMEKALHERVIGQEEAIAALSKTIRRTRAGLKDPKRPSGSFIFAGPTGVGKTELAKALAEFLFDDESAMISLDMSEYGEKHTVSRLFGAPPGFVGFEEGGQLTEKVRRKPFSVVLFDEIEKAHPDIFNSLLQILEEGRLTDGQGRVVDFKNTVIIMTTNLGTKDISGGPVGFQIEGDPQTGYDRMRGKVYEELKKNFKPEFLNRVDEIIVFPQLDKSELLQIVDLFIKRLSTRLLDRDMTIELTVPAKERLIEVGFDPTLGARPLRRAVQHEIEDRLSERILHGELNAGDHVHVDFADGEFVFTTTARKEPIGAGINATAAIGTGPATPDLAANE, encoded by the coding sequence ATGTTCGAGAGATTCACCGACCGCGCCCGCCGTGTCGTCGTCTTGGCCCAGGAAGAGGCCAAGATGCTGAACCACAACTACATCGGGACGGAGCACATCCTGCTCGGCCTGATCCACGAGGGTGAGGGCGTCGCCGCCAAGGCGCTCGAGTCGCTCGGCATCTCGCTGGACGCGGTCCGCGAGCAGGTCCAGGACATCATCGGCCAGGGCCAGCAGCAGCCGACCGGGCACATCCCGTTCACGCCGCGCGCCAAGAAGGTGCTGGAGCTCAGCCTCCGCGAGGCGCTGCAGCTCGGCCACAACTACATCGGCACGGAGCACATCCTGCTCGGCCTGATCCGCGAGGGCGAGGGCGTCGCCGCCCAGGTCCTCGTGAAGCTCGGCGCCGACCTCAACCGAGTGCGTCAGCAGGTCATCCAGCTCCTCTCCGGCTACCAGGGCAAGGAGCAGGTCCAGGTCGGGGGCAACGATCAGAACACCGCGCAGGCCGGTAGCCAGATCCTCGACCAGTTCGGCCGCAACCTCACTCAGGCCGCGCGCGACAACAAGCTCGACCCGGTGATCGGGCGCGAGAAGGAGATCGAGCGTGTGATGCAGATCCTGTCGCGCCGCTCGAAGAACAACCCGGTGCTGATCGGTGAGCCCGGCGTCGGCAAGACCGCCGTCGTCGAGGGTCTCGCGCAGGCCATCGTCCGCGGCGACGTGCCGGAGACGCTGAAGGACAAGCAGCTCTACACGCTCGACCTCGGCTCGCTCATCGCCGGTTCCCGCTACCGCGGTGACTTCGAGGAGCGCCTGAAGAAGGTCACGAAGGAGATCCGCACCCGCGGCGACATCATCACCTTCATCGACGAGATCCACACCCTCGTCGGCGCAGGTGCCGCGGAGGGCGCGATCGACGCTGCCAGCATCCTCAAGCCGCTGCTGGCCCGCGGCGAGCTGCAGACCATCGGCGCGACCACGCTCGACGAGTATCGCAAGCACTTCGAGAAGGATGCCGCGCTCGAGCGCCGCTTCCAGCCCATCCAGGTGGCCGAGCCGTCGCTGCCCCACGCGATCAACATCCTGAAGGGTCTGCGCGACCGCTACGAGGCGCACCACAAGGTGTCCATCACCGACGGCGCGATCGTGGCCGCGGCGAACCTCGCCGACCGCTACATCCAGGACCGCTTCCTCCCGGACAAGGCCATCGACCTGATCGACGAGGCCGGCGCCCGCCTGCGTCTCTCGATCCTCTCGGCGCCGCCGGAGCTGCGCGAGTTCGACGACAAGATCGCCGCCGTCCGCTCCCAGAAGGAGGGCGCGATCGAGGACCAGGACTTCGAGAAGGCCGCCAGCCTCCGCGACGAGGAGAAGAACCTCCTCGGCGAGCGGCTGCGCCTCGAGAAGCAGTGGCGTTCGGGCGAGGTCAAGACCACGGCCGAGGTCGACGAGGGTCTCATCGCCGAGGTGCTGGCCCAGGCGACCGGCATCCCGGTGTTCAAGCTCACCGAGGAGGAGTCGGCCCGGCTCGTCTACATGGAGAAGGCGCTGCACGAGCGCGTCATCGGCCAGGAGGAGGCCATCGCGGCCCTCTCGAAGACGATCCGCCGCACCCGCGCCGGCCTCAAGGACCCGAAGCGTCCGTCCGGCTCGTTCATCTTCGCCGGTCCCACCGGTGTCGGTAAGACCGAGCTGGCGAAGGCGCTCGCCGAGTTCCTGTTCGACGACGAGTCGGCCATGATCTCCCTCGACATGTCGGAGTACGGCGAGAAGCACACCGTCTCCCGTCTGTTCGGTGCCCCTCCCGGGTTCGTCGGCTTCGAGGAGGGCGGCCAGCTCACCGAGAAGGTCCGTCGCAAGCCGTTCAGCGTCGTGCTGTTCGACGAGATCGAGAAGGCGCACCCGGACATCTTCAACTCACTCCTCCAGATCCTGGAGGAGGGACGTCTGACGGATGGCCAGGGACGCGTGGTCGACTTCAAGAACACCGTCATCATCATGACCACGAACCTCGGCACGAAGGACATCTCCGGCGGCCCCGTCGGGTTCCAGATCGAGGGCGACCCGCAGACCGGCTACGACCGGATGCGCGGGAAGGTCTACGAGGAGCTGAAGAAGAACTTCAAGCCCGAGTTCCTGAACCGTGTCGACGAGATCATCGTCTTCCCGCAGCTGGACAAGAGCGAGCTCCTGCAGATCGTCGACCTGTTCATCAAGCGGCTGTCGACCCGTCTGCTCGACCGCGACATGACCATCGAGCTGACCGTCCCGGCGAAGGAGCGGCTGATCGAGGTCGGGTTCGACCCGACGCTCGGCGCCCGTCCGCTCCGCCGCGCGGTGCAGCACGAGATCGAGGACCGGCTGAGCGAGCGGATCCTGCACGGCGAGCTGAACGCGGGCGACCACGTCCACGTCGACTTCGCCGACGGGGAGTTCGTCTTCACGACGACCGCCCGCAAGGAGCCCATCGGGGCCGGCATCAACGCCACCGCCGCGATCGGCACCGGCCCGGCGACCCCGGACCTCGCAGCGAACGAGTGA
- a CDS encoding amino-acid N-acetyltransferase — translation MSGENGPGFSIRRARTGDVKRIQELVEPLVQRRILLGKETVTFYESVQEFRVAEDADGRLIGCGALHVMWSDLGEVRTLAVADEWLGRGVGRALLRRLESDARELGLDRLFCLTFEVDFFGRNGFEDMGESTVDPQLYAELVRSNDEGVAEFLDLARVKPNTLGNTRMLKRL, via the coding sequence GTGAGCGGTGAGAACGGGCCAGGGTTCAGCATCCGGCGGGCGCGGACGGGCGACGTCAAGCGCATCCAGGAACTGGTGGAACCGTTGGTGCAGCGACGCATCCTTCTCGGCAAGGAGACCGTCACGTTCTACGAGTCGGTGCAGGAGTTCCGGGTGGCGGAAGACGCCGACGGCCGCCTGATCGGCTGTGGTGCACTGCACGTGATGTGGAGCGACCTCGGGGAGGTGCGCACTCTCGCGGTCGCCGACGAATGGCTCGGCCGCGGCGTCGGCAGGGCGCTGCTCAGGCGGCTGGAGTCGGATGCGCGCGAGCTGGGCCTCGACCGGCTGTTCTGCCTGACGTTCGAGGTCGACTTCTTCGGGCGCAATGGGTTCGAGGACATGGGGGAGTCGACGGTCGACCCGCAGTTGTACGCCGAGCTGGTGCGCTCCAACGACGAGGGCGTCGCCGAGTTCCTGGACCTGGCCCGGGTGAAGCCGAACACCCTCGGCAACACGCGGATGCTGAAGCGGCTCTGA
- a CDS encoding YciI family protein, whose translation MPQYAILIYSDPTAEHDAAELAEHDAHSADLIQSGALTAAYALAPHTAARAVRGDGITDGPYTESKELIAGIGIIDAPDLDAALAIARRNPATRHGSGVEVREIEGSYVRGADSTD comes from the coding sequence ATGCCGCAGTACGCCATCCTCATCTACTCCGACCCGACCGCCGAGCACGACGCCGCCGAACTCGCCGAGCACGACGCCCACTCCGCCGACCTCATCCAGTCCGGTGCGCTCACGGCTGCCTACGCCCTCGCCCCGCACACGGCGGCACGCGCCGTCCGAGGCGACGGCATCACCGACGGCCCCTACACTGAGAGCAAAGAGCTGATCGCCGGCATCGGCATCATCGACGCTCCCGACCTCGACGCCGCACTCGCCATCGCCCGCCGCAACCCGGCCACGCGACACGGATCAGGCGTCGAAGTGCGCGAGATCGAAGGCTCCTACGTGCGCGGGGCCGACTCCACCGACTGA